The Gracilibacillus caseinilyticus genome segment CAAACATACTTCGGTGGTGAAAAAGGTTGGGTAGCATCGCAGTATTTAGTTGGTACAACGGACTCGAACAGTGAGAATGTTGATACTAATGAAGAAATTAATATTACGAAGGAAAACGTGCGAATTCGTTCCGGCCCAGGGACTAATTATCGAATGATTGGTTCGGCCTCGCTTGGAGATACATATCCATTAGTGGAGACTAGCGGGAATTGGGTGAAGGTCGAACTATTTAGCGGAAACTCTGGTTGGATCGCTTCCTGGTTGACGAGTAAACAAACAGGTTCTTCTTCGGCGGAATCAAAAGATACTGTATCCAATCAGTCCAGTGATCAGGCGAAAGGTGATTTGCAAGGCAAAACGATTATTCTTGATCCCGGTCATGGAGGGATTGATCCTGGAGCAATTGGTATGGGGGGAGTATTTGAAAAAGACTTGACCTTGCAAGTTGCTGACGATATTGCGACCGCATTGCGTAATGCCGGGGCACATGTTCTTTTAACGCGGAGTGATGATCGATATGTCTCGCTTCAACAAAGAGTGCATATCAGTAATGCGTATAATACTGATCTATTTCTAAGTTTGCATTTTAATGCGATGAATTCTTCTGCTATTAATGGGACAAGTGTCCATTATTATGGTGAGGACAGCCGCCAGTTGGCCTATCAGATGCAGAATGATGTGAGTGACCACGCTGGATTAACAAATCGCGGCGTGATGCAAGACGGTTATTATGTTTTGCGAAATAATCAGCATCAAGCTTTATTGTTGGAGTTAGGGTTTATTACCAATCCGCATGATTTGCTAACGATTCAGACACAAGATTATCAAGTGGGACTGGCTAAGGGGATTACGCAAGGATTGGTGGAATATTTACAATAGGTTTGTAGCAGATCTTCTTATGTGAGGAGATCTGTTTTTTTATAAGTTGGGAAGCATGATTAAAATAGTAAAAGTAAGGGTTCTTATAATGTGGATTATGTAAAGTAGCTTAGTGGTAATATGACGTGCTTAGCAAAGCCCGAAAAATGCTCCGCTTCTTGTGAAGTCGGGCTCAGCTAGGTTACTAATTGAATATCCTTGCTCCGTTGTTCTTACTAGAAGTAGTCAGGAAAAACATGATAAACTAAATTTGTAATAGTACCGTGGGAGGGCTTGGATGACAAAGCGTACACTAGTAATCAACTGGAATCTGAATGAAACATTAGTTAACGAGATAAAACAAGAAATCCCTGAGTGGAACGTTATTACAAAAGACACGGACACGATCGAGGATGAACTGGCTGAGGCCGAAGTGGTGCTGCATTGGAAAAGGGCCATTGCGCCGATTGTGCTGGAGAAGAATGAGAAGCTTAAGTGGATACAAACATTTAGCGCTGGTGTCAACAGCCTTCCGCTTGATGCACTCCAACAACGAAATGTGATGCTGACGAGTGCCAATGGTATACATGCTTACCCGATCTCGGAAACCATCTTTGCATTGATGCTTGGTTTGACACGGAATATTCATACATATGTGCGTCAACAGCAGGAGAAGACATGGCACAATGCAGACCTTCGTCTTGAAATCCATGAAAAAACAATTGGCATTATCGGTGTTGGTGCAATTGGTCAAGAAACAGCTAAAATAGCTAAAGCGTTTGGTATGAAAGTGCTCGGCATGCGTCATTCTGGCAAAGCAACGGAGCACATTGATGCTATGTATGCGCCGGATCAGCTGGCCGACCTTTTGCCTCAATGTGATTATGTCGTTATTACGCTTCCATTGACCGACGAAACGACCGATATGTTCGGTGCAGAAGCGTTCCGGCAAATGAAAGACAGTGCTTTTCTGATTAACATTGGAAGAGGACCAATTGTCAAAGAGGAAGAGCTGATTCAAGCATTGCAACATAAGGAGATCGCAGGAGCTGGCTTAGATGTCTTTGCGACAGAGCCTTTACCAGAAGACAGTCCTTTATGGACGATGGAGAACGTGATCGTTACACCACATTCCGCTGGAGCGACGGAATATTATGATGAGCGTGTGGTCCGGGATGTTTTTATTCCTGACTTAAGACATTACCTGGAGTACGATACCGTGAATATCAATTTGGTCGATTACAATAAAGGGTATTAACATTTTGGTTTAACGTCTGATAACAGGGGCGGGAAAAAGAAGTGACATTTGGAATTATATTTTTGTGGTTTCGTTTTGGAATTGCTGTGGTATTATCTAATTAAATCTGATAATATATGGTAAAATGAAGATTGAATCCAGATAAAAGGAAGTGATTCAAAATGGACGCTTTTTTTTCCTTCTTTATCTTAGGTATTCCGGGAGTACTGACCTACTTAATTACCAAAGGTTTAGGAACCTCAACTTCTAATCAACAATCTAATACGGAATTGGTGGCGATAACGTCTTTACTATGGATTCCCACTATATTAGTCTCCATTCTATTGTTTAATCTACTTTACTTTTTTTCTGATCTCATCTTAACCGCTACTAATATTGCTTATTTTTCAAAGTTTGATATTACCTATATTAACTCGATCTCGACCCTGAAAGATAACATTGATCCGTTTATTTTCATCTTCTTCTTTTCTATCATTATGATCATTAGCAGTATCGCAGTCTCAATCATCGCTCCATCTATTTACTCTATCTTTATTCATCTCGTTAACAATATAAGGTTAAAGAAAAAACATGCTAAAATCAGCCCAGGGATTTCTGTTTGGCATAAATTTTTTATTTTAAAAAATGACGAACAGCCGAGTGAAGCAAATAATGAGCAAAGTCTACTTGTTCAAATGCATTATCTTGATGATAAAACAAATCCCATTTATGGCAGCTTGACCTTTATACCAGCAGACGATAAGCAGAAAAAACAGTTTATCATTGCATACAAAAATGAATGGACGGAATTGATCGAAGAACTACATCATATAAAGGGGAATTTCAGCGTTCCAATATCCCGTACCTTTTTTGATGCAGATTCGAGATTGGTCGTAAACGAAATTGACAGGATTAAATTAGATGAGATCATTGAGGAGGTGAATCGTTAATGCCTTCTAAACATAACAAGAAGAGCGATAAAAAAGGAAGCAGTATTAAAAAGAGTTATGGTGAAGCTGTAGAGAGGCCACCTGTAAAACCGCCTAAATTAAAGCCAAACAAAAGTGAAAAAATATAAGCGGAGGACGTTCCTCTTGTTCGGAAAGAAACGCTAAATCAATAATGGTTTAGCGTTTTTCTAATAATGTAAGAAAGCATTTAATCCGCGGTACAAAGGGATTTTTAATGGGGCAAAGGAAAAAGTCAGGTTCAGTGAGAGAAGTTAATTAATCGTACATTGCGGCGCAATCGGACAAAAAGAAGTTCGAGAAGCGTTCAATTATCCGATAGAATAACATCCCGTAAAGCCCCACCTACCACAGCTCCATCACACTATTTACTATTAATAAATACTTCCTCAAGCGACTGTTGTTCCATGCTCATTTCATATAATGGAAAGCAGATTGTATCAATGGCTGGGATAACCTAGGCAGGTTCTCATCAATGCTAACATTGACAACGATGTAAGGCATTTTTGATGAAACAAACTCCACATTAAAATCCCACGCTGCCGATAGCTCTGTCATTTTATCAAATGTTAAAGCAGGCGCTATCGGGATCGCATCACTGTCTCATTCACCGTAGTTACTTACAATTCAGCAGGTGTACCAAGCCTCGTTATCTTTCTTTTACTAATGATACCAAGCGGACACTGATTTTATCAGTGCCTTCGGTCAGCCGTCCCCCCACAAGACGCGGAGCATATTTCTGGAGCTTTGCTACGCACAATAAAAAATGTCTAACTTGAAGTCTTGGTATGCTCTATGTAACGCTTTCCCCAATCCTCTAACAGATGCAGGATAGGAAGTAAGCTTTTTCCTTTGGCGGTCAGCGAGTATTCTACTTTTGGCGGGACAACAGGATATACTTCCCGGTGGACTAATTCATCTTTCTCTAATTCTCTTAATTTATTTGTTAACATTTTTTGCGTGATGCTGGGTATTAGTTTTCGGATCTCGCCAAAGCGTTTCATGCCTTTTAACCCTAAATGACACAATATAATCAGCTTCCATTTGCCTTCGATTACAGACAGGGTGAGTGTTTTTTCGTAATAAACATCATCAGTACCTGTTAACTCTTTGGTCAAATGTTCTTTTCCCCAATCATAAAACAATTCTAATATAGGTAACAGGCTTTTTCCTTGATCTGTCAGGGAGTATTCCACTTTGGGAGGGGCAACACGATAGACCTCTCTACAGACAATATGGTTATTTTCTAATTCTCTTAATTGATTCGTGAGCATCTGCTGTGTAATGTTAGGGATCAATTTTTTTAATTCTCCAAATCGCTTGGTACCTTTTAGTCCTAAATGACAAAGAATAGTGATTTTCCATTTGCCCTCTATGACAGACAATGTTAATTCCTTTTCAGGATAGATGTTTTCCATATGTATCGCCGGTCCTTTTCTCATGCGTTAGTCTATGTTTAGATACTATAACAGAAAAAAGTGCCTACTTACACAATTTAGATTTCGTTTATATAATAGACGATGTAATCGAGATAAAGAAGGAGAGAAACCATATGAAATTACAATTAGCATTAGATCTGGTTAACATCCCGGAAGCAAAGGAATTAATTAAAGAAGTGGAGAACCACATTGATATCGTCGAAATTGGCACACCAATTATCAAGATTGAAGGACTTAATGCTGTTAAAGAAATAAAAGAAGCATTCCCTGATTTGGAAGTATTGGCAGACTTAAAAACAATGGATGCGGCAGCATATGAAGTCTTAAAAGCGTCAGAAGCGAAAGCAGACATTGTGACAATTCTTGGGGTAGCAGAAGACGAATCGATTAAAGGTGCGGTAGAAGAAGCGAAAAAACAAGGCAAGCAAGTATTGGTTGATTTAATCGCTGTGAAGGATATTGAAGCAAGAGCGCAAGAATTGGACGCTTTTGGAGTGGATTACATTTGTGTACACACAGGATACGACTTGCAGGCAGTAGGCAAAAACTCTTTTGAAGATCTAACCAAGATTAAAAAAGTAGTAAAAAATGCGAAAACAGCAATTGCTGGCGGTATTAAATTAGATACACTTCCAGAAGTGATCAAGCAACAGCCTGATTTAGTGATTGTCGGTGGCGGCATTGCCAATCAGGAGGATAAACAAGCCGTTGCGGCCAAAATGCAAGAGATGATCAAGCAAGGATAATCCGATGAATACGACAGAATTTTTGCAGGAGATTATCACAGAGCTGTCCCAATCGGCAAATCAAATTGACGGGCAAGAAGCGGAAGACCTCGTGAACAAGATTTCCGAAGCGAACAAGGTATTCGTTGCAGGTGCTGGCAGGTCAGGTTTTATGGCCAAATCATTTGCGATGCGGATGATGCATATGGGACTGGATGCTTATGCGATTGGTGAGACGGTAACCCCTGGTTTTGATCAAGACGATATCTTATTGATTGCAACTGGATCCGGTGAGACAAAAAGTCTGGTAACTATAGCGGAAAAAGCGAAGAAGATTGGTGGTACGATTGTAGCTGTTACTTTATCACCCACTTCTACTATTGGTAATCTCGCTGATTTTACTGTTACGTTACCTGGGGCACCGAAAGATCATACAGGTACTGATGCTCACACGATCCAGCCAATGGGATCCTTGTTTGAACAAACCTCCTTACTTTTCTATGATGCCGTCATTTTACGGTTTATGGAAAAGAAGGGCTTGGATACGAATAACATGTATGGAAAACATGCGAATCTTGAATAGCATGGGGAGGGAGTGTAACGTCATTTGTTACACTCCTGTCTTTTTTCT includes the following:
- a CDS encoding N-acetylmuramoyl-L-alanine amidase, translated to MTRRAIILSLFFLFFLLPVSVSANDVYEVDADVLMVREGPSSDSDIIGKLKHGDRVSVFNESYGWYQTYFGGEKGWVASQYLVGTTDSNSENVDTNEEINITKENVRIRSGPGTNYRMIGSASLGDTYPLVETSGNWVKVELFSGNSGWIASWLTSKQTGSSSAESKDTVSNQSSDQAKGDLQGKTIILDPGHGGIDPGAIGMGGVFEKDLTLQVADDIATALRNAGAHVLLTRSDDRYVSLQQRVHISNAYNTDLFLSLHFNAMNSSAINGTSVHYYGEDSRQLAYQMQNDVSDHAGLTNRGVMQDGYYVLRNNQHQALLLELGFITNPHDLLTIQTQDYQVGLAKGITQGLVEYLQ
- a CDS encoding D-2-hydroxyacid dehydrogenase encodes the protein MTKRTLVINWNLNETLVNEIKQEIPEWNVITKDTDTIEDELAEAEVVLHWKRAIAPIVLEKNEKLKWIQTFSAGVNSLPLDALQQRNVMLTSANGIHAYPISETIFALMLGLTRNIHTYVRQQQEKTWHNADLRLEIHEKTIGIIGVGAIGQETAKIAKAFGMKVLGMRHSGKATEHIDAMYAPDQLADLLPQCDYVVITLPLTDETTDMFGAEAFRQMKDSAFLINIGRGPIVKEEELIQALQHKEIAGAGLDVFATEPLPEDSPLWTMENVIVTPHSAGATEYYDERVVRDVFIPDLRHYLEYDTVNINLVDYNKGY
- a CDS encoding winged helix-turn-helix transcriptional regulator, producing MTKELTGTDDVYYEKTLTLSVIEGKWKLIILCHLGLKGMKRFGEIRKLIPSITQKMLTNKLRELEKDELVHREVYPVVPPKVEYSLTAKGKSLLPILHLLEDWGKRYIEHTKTSS
- the hxlA gene encoding 3-hexulose-6-phosphate synthase, with the protein product MKLQLALDLVNIPEAKELIKEVENHIDIVEIGTPIIKIEGLNAVKEIKEAFPDLEVLADLKTMDAAAYEVLKASEAKADIVTILGVAEDESIKGAVEEAKKQGKQVLVDLIAVKDIEARAQELDAFGVDYICVHTGYDLQAVGKNSFEDLTKIKKVVKNAKTAIAGGIKLDTLPEVIKQQPDLVIVGGGIANQEDKQAVAAKMQEMIKQG
- the hxlB gene encoding 6-phospho-3-hexuloisomerase, coding for MNTTEFLQEIITELSQSANQIDGQEAEDLVNKISEANKVFVAGAGRSGFMAKSFAMRMMHMGLDAYAIGETVTPGFDQDDILLIATGSGETKSLVTIAEKAKKIGGTIVAVTLSPTSTIGNLADFTVTLPGAPKDHTGTDAHTIQPMGSLFEQTSLLFYDAVILRFMEKKGLDTNNMYGKHANLE